The proteins below are encoded in one region of Reichenbachiella sp. 5M10:
- a CDS encoding methyl-accepting chemotaxis protein, whose translation MKFLTNFKVSTRVFSVFAIIIVLYISNILYNTNSLSLIKGNIEAIYEDWLVSISYLLQSDRDGYQARLEFSEILVTFDSENVDSRKLEEKFAIVDENIQQLNERFQSFKTIYINSTGKSDLVQFQSFEFQYDKLLSYTSQIGRNLKAGDIEQAKQVYFEDFVTAFNTLRTAIDELTEISEKEAAQHFRQSIDRSIQVRQIAFVFFGGLLLLMISSGIVLTRSIVSQLGCEPTEAADIAKNLSQGNLNIRFDDRNQGLYADLKLMVMELRKIISEVVSSAGNLSSASEQLTNISIGLSQGANEQAASAEEINSSMDMMTETIVKNSDNASETERIADSASMSVTDASTAVGDTVKSMTSIAEKITIIGEIARQTNILALNAAVEAARAGEQGKGFAVVAAEVRKLAEHSQKAAGEIDELSRSSVSVAEKSGVLLQDLVPEINKTASLVKQIADSSLEQNESSKQINVAIQQLNDIIQSNSASSEEMASGSEELSNQAETLKELVSFFRVDD comes from the coding sequence ACACCAACAGTCTCTCACTCATCAAAGGCAACATCGAAGCGATCTACGAGGATTGGCTGGTGAGTATCAGCTATCTCCTCCAGTCAGACAGGGATGGCTACCAAGCGAGGCTAGAGTTTAGCGAGATACTGGTCACCTTTGACAGTGAAAACGTCGACTCACGCAAACTTGAAGAAAAATTTGCCATAGTGGATGAAAATATCCAACAGCTCAATGAGCGATTCCAAAGTTTCAAAACCATCTACATCAACTCTACAGGCAAAAGTGATTTGGTTCAGTTCCAATCGTTTGAGTTTCAGTACGACAAACTACTTTCCTATACCTCACAAATTGGCAGAAACCTCAAAGCAGGAGATATAGAACAAGCCAAACAAGTCTATTTCGAAGATTTCGTAACGGCCTTCAATACGCTCCGCACTGCCATAGACGAATTGACTGAGATCAGTGAGAAAGAAGCTGCACAACACTTCCGTCAAAGCATCGATCGCTCGATCCAGGTACGACAAATTGCCTTTGTGTTTTTTGGAGGCTTACTACTACTGATGATCAGTTCGGGCATTGTTTTGACACGTAGTATCGTCAGCCAACTTGGGTGCGAACCTACTGAAGCAGCGGATATTGCCAAAAACCTATCACAAGGAAACTTGAACATCCGATTTGATGACCGAAACCAAGGCCTCTACGCAGACCTTAAATTGATGGTCATGGAATTGAGAAAAATCATCTCTGAAGTAGTCTCATCAGCAGGGAACCTCTCCTCTGCCAGTGAGCAACTCACCAACATCTCGATCGGTCTCTCTCAAGGAGCCAACGAACAAGCAGCCTCTGCCGAAGAAATCAATTCGTCCATGGACATGATGACCGAAACCATTGTCAAGAACAGCGACAATGCCAGCGAAACGGAGCGCATTGCCGACTCAGCCTCTATGAGTGTAACCGACGCGTCCACCGCTGTAGGCGACACAGTCAAGAGCATGACTTCCATCGCCGAAAAAATCACCATCATTGGCGAAATCGCTAGACAGACAAACATCCTCGCGCTCAACGCAGCGGTAGAAGCTGCTAGAGCCGGAGAACAAGGAAAAGGGTTTGCGGTAGTCGCCGCAGAGGTCCGAAAACTTGCAGAACACTCGCAAAAAGCCGCCGGAGAAATCGACGAATTGTCACGATCAAGTGTATCAGTGGCCGAAAAATCAGGTGTGCTTCTGCAAGATCTCGTACCAGAAATCAACAAAACGGCCTCCCTCGTCAAACAAATTGCCGACAGTTCATTGGAACAAAACGAATCTTCCAAACAAATCAATGTCGCCATTCAACAACTCAACGACATCATACAAAGCAACTCGGCGAGTTCAGAAGAGATGGCCAGTGGCTCAGAAGAGCTCTCCAACCAAGCCGAAACACTCAAAGAACTCGTCTCCTTCTTTAGAGTTGACGATTAA
- a CDS encoding DUF3127 domain-containing protein, producing the protein MEIKAKLLEKYDTATFGASGFKKREFVVEYAENPQYPEFVKFELIQDKCEQLDAYNVGQELNVAFNLKGRKWTNPQGQVVYFNSLQAWRLSAANDISANPSPAQGGNAAAGESLAEPEWLNNSSDSDADDLPF; encoded by the coding sequence ATGGAAATCAAAGCGAAACTTTTAGAAAAATACGACACAGCGACATTTGGCGCCAGTGGATTCAAAAAAAGAGAATTTGTAGTAGAATATGCTGAAAACCCGCAATATCCAGAATTTGTCAAATTTGAATTGATCCAAGACAAATGTGAGCAACTCGATGCATACAACGTCGGACAGGAACTCAACGTAGCGTTCAACCTCAAAGGAAGGAAATGGACCAACCCACAAGGGCAAGTGGTCTACTTCAACTCGCTACAAGCATGGAGACTATCAGCAGCCAACGACATCTCTGCAAACCCATCTCCAGCACAGGGAGGCAATGCAGCAGCAGGCGAAAGTCTTGCCGAACCAGAGTGGCTCAACAACAGCAGTGATTCTGACGCGGACGACCTTCCGTTTTAA
- a CDS encoding lipopolysaccharide assembly protein LapB, whose amino-acid sequence MEENFKKRNEGKDLIKRYESHKENKEAFYFSTDEYEHIIHHYLEHSNYRKALKAINFALDQHPYAAEFMILKAQTYSSLEEYGIAVQLLEEASNLNPGDGDIYLIKGNIHIMQGKHEEALECFHKALEFNQDKDEIHFSIGLAYQNIADYKGAIKYFKLSLEENLNNESALYELAYCLDVVGELDKSISYYQEFIDKDPYSEYAWYNLGIIYNKLEKYEESINAYEYCIAIDEKYSSAFYNMGNSLMMLKKNELALDAFKTTLELEGPTPEIYFSIGSVYENIEQYDLAIRYFRKATKLDQFYDEAWYCTGICLGHQDKWYEAVHFFNKALKLSIENADYWMALAKAEYKVGNTISSIDAYDEASQLSPKNADIWKDWSKIYFEQGDFEQAIGILSDGINEIPDDSSLYYLNVVYYIESGKYKTAFGFLEKGLYLDYEGHTLLYDYFPNLETQKALYKIIQQYK is encoded by the coding sequence ATGGAAGAAAATTTCAAGAAACGCAACGAGGGAAAAGACCTGATCAAAAGGTACGAGTCACACAAGGAGAACAAAGAAGCGTTTTACTTTTCAACAGATGAATACGAACACATCATTCATCACTATCTCGAGCATTCCAACTACAGGAAGGCGTTAAAAGCGATCAATTTCGCATTGGATCAGCACCCATACGCTGCAGAATTCATGATCCTAAAGGCTCAGACATACTCCAGTTTGGAAGAGTATGGTATCGCCGTACAACTACTCGAAGAGGCTTCCAACCTCAATCCTGGGGATGGCGACATCTACTTGATCAAAGGCAATATACACATCATGCAAGGCAAGCATGAAGAAGCATTGGAGTGTTTTCATAAAGCACTCGAATTCAATCAAGACAAAGACGAGATTCACTTTTCTATCGGCTTGGCCTATCAAAACATCGCGGACTACAAAGGAGCCATCAAATACTTCAAACTATCGCTCGAGGAAAATCTCAACAACGAATCGGCACTCTACGAATTGGCCTATTGCCTCGATGTAGTCGGTGAGCTAGACAAAAGTATCTCCTACTACCAAGAATTCATTGATAAAGACCCCTACTCAGAGTATGCCTGGTACAACCTTGGTATCATATACAACAAACTCGAGAAGTACGAAGAATCCATCAATGCTTATGAGTATTGCATCGCTATTGACGAAAAATACAGCTCAGCCTTCTACAACATGGGCAACTCGCTGATGATGCTCAAAAAGAACGAGTTGGCTTTGGACGCATTCAAAACAACCCTAGAGCTCGAAGGCCCTACTCCTGAAATTTACTTTAGTATAGGTTCGGTCTATGAAAACATCGAACAGTACGATTTAGCCATCCGCTATTTTCGCAAGGCCACCAAGCTAGACCAATTTTATGATGAGGCTTGGTATTGTACAGGTATCTGCCTCGGACACCAAGACAAATGGTACGAAGCGGTTCATTTCTTCAACAAGGCACTCAAACTAAGTATCGAAAATGCAGACTACTGGATGGCTTTGGCGAAAGCTGAATACAAAGTAGGCAACACAATATCTAGCATAGACGCCTATGATGAGGCTAGCCAGCTCAGCCCAAAAAATGCGGATATATGGAAGGATTGGTCCAAAATCTACTTTGAACAAGGTGATTTCGAACAAGCCATTGGCATATTGTCCGACGGTATCAATGAAATCCCTGACGACAGTTCTCTTTATTACTTGAACGTGGTATACTACATCGAGAGCGGCAAATACAAAACAGCTTTTGGCTTCTTAGAGAAAGGATTATACCTTGATTATGAAGGGCATACTTTGCTTTACGATTACTTCCCCAATCTGGAAACTCAAAAAGCACTCTACAAAATCATCCAACAGTATAAGTAG
- a CDS encoding phosphosulfolactate synthase, producing the protein MNYNIDSLPSRTAKPRELGFTMVMDKGLSSRQAEDMIETSSEHIDIIKLGWATSYVTANLDKKLAIYKAAGIPVYLGGTLFEAFILRNQFDEYRRVLDKYDLSHAEVSDGSLIMDHDKKCEYIRTLTQQVTVLSEVGSKDAAEIIPPYKWIELMQKELDAGSWKVIGEAREGGNVGLFRSTGEVRSGLVQEILTKIPMEKVLWEAPQKEQQVWFIKLLGANVNLGNIAPNEVIPLETIRLGLRGDTFDHFYKGDQ; encoded by the coding sequence ATGAATTACAACATAGATAGTCTACCAAGTAGAACAGCAAAACCAAGAGAATTAGGGTTTACAATGGTCATGGACAAGGGGCTAAGCTCTCGTCAAGCAGAAGACATGATCGAAACCTCATCGGAGCATATTGACATCATCAAACTCGGCTGGGCGACCTCATATGTCACCGCCAACTTAGACAAAAAATTAGCTATCTATAAGGCTGCAGGCATCCCTGTATACCTTGGAGGCACCCTATTTGAAGCATTTATTCTTAGAAATCAGTTTGACGAATACCGCCGTGTATTGGACAAATACGACCTAAGTCATGCCGAAGTATCGGACGGTTCACTCATTATGGACCATGATAAAAAGTGCGAATACATTCGTACATTGACTCAACAAGTCACCGTACTCTCTGAAGTCGGATCTAAAGATGCTGCAGAGATCATCCCTCCATACAAGTGGATTGAACTTATGCAAAAGGAACTCGATGCTGGCTCATGGAAAGTCATCGGTGAAGCAAGAGAAGGTGGTAATGTTGGTCTTTTCAGATCAACAGGTGAGGTACGTTCTGGATTGGTTCAGGAGATTTTGACCAAAATTCCTATGGAGAAAGTTTTGTGGGAAGCCCCACAAAAAGAGCAGCAAGTTTGGTTCATCAAATTGCTCGGAGCGAACGTCAACCTAGGTAACATTGCACCGAACGAAGTGATTCCTTTAGAAACCATTCGTTTGGGATTGAGGGGAGACACCTTTGATCATTTTTACAAAGGCGACCAATAG
- a CDS encoding DUF368 domain-containing protein gives MKSPKDYLLLFLKGMGMGSADVVPGVSGGTIAFITGIYEELLQSINSFDLTAFQLLTSFKLKDFWKHVNGSFLLPLLGGILLSVVTLAKIISQFLDSHPIELWSFFFGLIIISSISVAKEIKKWDALVILAGIVGVLAAYFITVITPATTPNGLWFVFICGAVAICAMILPGISGSFILLILGKYAYIVKALHEMDLGVIVVFALGCIAGLFSFSRAISWFLKTFHNYAIALLAGFMAGSLNKIWPWKKAIRFDWVNGEQIPTFEKNILPTHYLEETGNQPLILHAVLFMALGFMLVIVIEKIALMMKNSSKSPQKS, from the coding sequence ATGAAATCACCGAAAGACTATTTACTATTGTTCCTCAAAGGAATGGGGATGGGCAGTGCAGATGTGGTACCTGGTGTATCAGGGGGTACGATTGCCTTCATCACTGGCATCTACGAAGAGCTCTTACAATCGATCAATTCGTTTGATTTGACAGCATTCCAGTTGTTGACAAGCTTCAAACTCAAGGATTTCTGGAAGCATGTCAATGGAAGCTTCTTGCTCCCACTCTTGGGGGGCATACTACTTAGTGTCGTGACTTTAGCGAAGATCATTTCCCAATTCTTGGACTCGCACCCCATCGAACTGTGGTCTTTCTTCTTCGGACTGATTATCATCTCATCCATCTCGGTCGCCAAAGAAATCAAGAAATGGGATGCACTCGTGATATTGGCAGGTATTGTCGGTGTTTTAGCTGCCTATTTCATCACAGTGATCACTCCTGCTACCACACCCAACGGACTCTGGTTTGTATTTATCTGTGGAGCAGTAGCCATTTGTGCTATGATTTTGCCAGGCATATCAGGGAGTTTCATCCTATTGATATTGGGCAAATACGCCTACATCGTCAAGGCACTACACGAAATGGACCTTGGCGTGATCGTTGTCTTTGCTCTCGGTTGTATAGCAGGACTATTCTCCTTTTCTCGGGCGATCTCTTGGTTTCTGAAGACCTTTCACAATTATGCGATTGCTTTGCTAGCGGGCTTCATGGCAGGTTCGCTCAACAAAATATGGCCTTGGAAGAAGGCCATCCGCTTTGATTGGGTCAACGGTGAACAAATACCAACCTTCGAAAAAAACATATTGCCCACTCACTACCTCGAAGAGACAGGTAATCAGCCCTTGATTTTGCATGCGGTTTTGTTCATGGCCTTGGGCTTCATGCTTGTGATTGTGATCGAAAAAATCGCTTTGATGATGAAAAACAGTTCCAAGTCACCACAAAAATCATGA
- a CDS encoding shikimate dehydrogenase, translating into MKLFGLIGRTLKHSFSKNYFTQKYKTEKIPGCQYELFELNDISEFPQLIAQHKDTLSGLNVTIPYKLDVMQYLDEIDSHAEAIQAVNTVKFTPEGKLKGYNTDYYGFRSSIETWDLTGKKALVLGTGGASKAIEKALSDLGIPYQMVSRTASDKTLSYETLLDFPAIVREHHLIINTTPLGTYPDVEGKANLPYEELSADHCLFDLVYNPEVTAFLQKGLDAGAKIKNGYTMLVGQAEKSWEIWNS; encoded by the coding sequence ATGAAGCTATTTGGCTTAATTGGGAGAACTCTCAAACACTCCTTTTCCAAGAACTACTTTACGCAAAAGTACAAGACTGAAAAAATCCCTGGCTGTCAGTATGAGTTATTTGAACTCAACGACATCTCTGAATTCCCGCAGCTCATCGCACAACACAAAGACACTCTCAGTGGTCTCAACGTCACCATCCCCTACAAACTGGATGTCATGCAATACTTGGATGAGATAGATAGCCATGCAGAGGCCATACAAGCAGTCAACACCGTCAAGTTCACACCTGAAGGCAAACTGAAAGGCTACAATACCGATTATTACGGATTCAGAAGCTCGATTGAGACTTGGGACTTGACAGGCAAAAAGGCACTTGTATTAGGTACAGGCGGAGCGTCCAAAGCCATCGAAAAAGCACTCAGTGATCTTGGCATCCCCTATCAGATGGTCTCCCGTACGGCCTCTGACAAAACCCTGTCCTACGAAACACTGTTGGATTTCCCTGCGATCGTACGCGAGCACCATCTCATCATCAACACCACACCTCTAGGAACATACCCTGACGTGGAAGGCAAAGCCAATTTACCCTACGAAGAGCTCTCAGCAGATCACTGCCTATTTGACTTGGTGTACAACCCCGAAGTGACCGCCTTCTTACAAAAAGGGTTAGATGCAGGTGCAAAAATCAAAAATGGCTACACTATGCTCGTCGGACAAGCCGAAAAGTCATGGGAAATCTGGAATAGCTGA
- the uvrB gene encoding excinuclease ABC subunit UvrB, whose amino-acid sequence MEFKITSEYEPTGDQPAAIAKLTEGINNGEPAQVLLGVTGSGKTFTMANVIQQTNKPALVLCHNKTLAAQLYGELKQFFPENAVEYFISYYDYYQPEAFLPTTGLYIEKDLSINEEIEKLRLAATSSLLTGRRDVIVVASVSCIYGIGNPEEFGKNVVHLEVGQQISRNDLLFLLVDILYSRTEADFKRGNFRVKGDTVDIFIAYGDFAYRIIFWGDEIETIQRIDPISGQKLSEERIISIFPANLFVTGKDTLYQAINEIQDDMMAQVQYFQDEHRPLEAKRLKERTEFDIEMMRELGYCSGVENYSRYFDRREKGARPFCLLDYFPDDFLMIIDESHVTLPQIRAMWGGDRARKVNLVDHGFRLPSAMDNRPLTFEEFEGLVRQTVYVSATPADYELRQTDGVVVEQVIRPTGLLDPIIEVRPSANQVDDLMEEIDERIKRDERVLITTLTKRMAEELTKYLHNLNIKTRYIHSEVDTLDRVEILRELRLGVFDVLVGVNLLREGLDLPEVSLVAIIDADKEGFLRNVRSLVQTIGRAARNENGMVIMYADKVTGSMEVAIDETNRRRSIQIAYNEKHGITPKTVKKSKEAIMGQTSVADSKKDTKGKYYAGVEAADVAADPVVAYMDKQGIEKMIERTQKLMEKAAKDLDFMEAARLRDEMLDLQKLKETKK is encoded by the coding sequence ATGGAGTTCAAAATCACATCCGAATACGAACCAACAGGAGATCAACCTGCAGCAATTGCCAAATTGACAGAAGGCATCAACAACGGAGAACCTGCCCAGGTACTCCTGGGAGTGACAGGATCAGGTAAAACCTTCACCATGGCCAATGTCATCCAACAGACCAACAAACCTGCGCTAGTTCTCTGCCACAACAAGACATTGGCAGCACAACTCTATGGCGAACTCAAACAGTTCTTTCCTGAAAATGCCGTCGAGTACTTCATCAGTTATTATGACTACTACCAACCGGAGGCTTTTCTACCGACCACTGGACTCTACATCGAGAAAGATCTGAGTATCAACGAAGAAATTGAAAAGCTCCGCCTTGCAGCAACCTCTTCACTCCTCACTGGCCGTAGAGATGTAATCGTCGTAGCGTCTGTCTCCTGCATCTACGGTATAGGCAACCCAGAAGAGTTTGGTAAAAACGTCGTACACCTCGAAGTAGGACAACAAATCTCGCGAAACGACTTACTATTTCTACTAGTGGACATTCTCTATAGTCGAACGGAAGCAGACTTCAAACGAGGAAACTTTAGAGTCAAAGGAGATACGGTTGATATTTTCATTGCGTATGGAGATTTCGCCTACCGCATCATCTTTTGGGGAGATGAGATCGAGACTATCCAACGGATAGACCCTATCTCTGGACAAAAATTATCTGAGGAAAGAATCATCAGCATATTCCCTGCAAACCTATTCGTCACGGGCAAGGACACGCTCTACCAAGCGATCAATGAAATCCAAGACGACATGATGGCTCAAGTGCAGTACTTTCAAGACGAGCACAGACCTCTGGAAGCAAAACGTCTAAAAGAACGTACCGAATTTGATATCGAGATGATGCGAGAACTGGGCTACTGTTCGGGTGTAGAGAACTATTCTCGTTACTTTGACCGTAGAGAAAAAGGAGCTAGGCCTTTCTGTCTGCTGGACTATTTCCCAGACGATTTCCTCATGATCATTGACGAAAGTCATGTAACCCTACCTCAAATCCGAGCGATGTGGGGAGGTGACCGTGCCCGAAAAGTCAATCTGGTCGATCATGGATTCAGGCTCCCTTCTGCCATGGACAATCGACCATTGACTTTCGAAGAATTCGAAGGGCTCGTGCGTCAAACCGTCTACGTAAGTGCTACTCCGGCTGATTACGAATTGCGCCAAACGGACGGTGTAGTCGTAGAGCAGGTTATTCGTCCAACAGGACTGCTAGACCCTATCATCGAAGTGCGGCCCAGCGCCAATCAGGTCGATGACCTTATGGAAGAAATCGACGAACGTATCAAGCGTGACGAACGTGTACTCATCACTACTCTCACCAAACGCATGGCTGAGGAACTGACCAAATACCTGCACAATCTCAACATCAAAACTCGCTACATCCACTCTGAAGTGGATACACTAGATCGAGTTGAAATCCTGCGTGAATTGAGGCTAGGGGTATTTGACGTGCTGGTGGGGGTCAATCTACTCAGAGAAGGGCTGGACTTACCTGAGGTATCCTTGGTAGCCATCATCGATGCAGACAAGGAAGGCTTCTTGAGAAATGTCCGGTCTCTCGTACAAACCATCGGTCGTGCCGCACGAAACGAAAACGGCATGGTCATCATGTATGCTGACAAGGTCACAGGTTCTATGGAGGTAGCAATCGACGAAACCAACCGAAGGCGCAGCATCCAAATCGCCTACAACGAAAAACACGGTATCACTCCTAAAACAGTCAAGAAATCAAAAGAAGCCATCATGGGGCAAACCTCTGTGGCTGATTCCAAAAAAGACACCAAAGGAAAATATTATGCAGGAGTAGAAGCTGCAGATGTCGCAGCAGACCCAGTAGTCGCATACATGGATAAACAAGGCATAGAAAAAATGATCGAACGCACCCAAAAGCTCATGGAAAAAGCCGCTAAAGATTTGGATTTTATGGAAGCAGCCCGTCTCCGTGACGAAATGCTCGACCTACAAAAACTAAAAGAAACAAAAAAATAA
- a CDS encoding NirD/YgiW/YdeI family stress tolerance protein: MKSLLFIAVLIVSLPLVSFGQYTGPNTKHQAYTVAQLEGEVKTLTKSEKTFAVAGFIIEQLPQRNMYLFQDHTGVLNVEIIPDNLPNIPFDENYKVMLIGHLKFKKDVYMSVSKTLVIAHKTKHIENHHGEVIAPLEVEATPEDAMEAEEEMMEEETEEDELEEVIEEEEEN, from the coding sequence ATGAAATCACTTTTATTTATTGCTGTACTTATTGTATCACTTCCTTTGGTATCTTTCGGGCAGTACACAGGACCAAATACCAAACATCAAGCGTATACTGTTGCTCAACTAGAAGGAGAAGTCAAGACGCTCACTAAGTCAGAAAAGACTTTTGCTGTGGCTGGATTCATTATCGAACAGTTACCTCAAAGGAATATGTACCTGTTTCAAGATCATACGGGGGTTTTGAATGTTGAAATAATTCCTGACAATCTGCCTAATATTCCTTTTGATGAAAATTACAAAGTCATGTTGATCGGACATTTGAAATTCAAAAAGGATGTTTACATGTCTGTTTCTAAGACATTGGTGATTGCTCACAAAACCAAGCATATCGAAAATCATCATGGAGAGGTCATCGCTCCACTTGAAGTAGAGGCAACTCCTGAGGATGCTATGGAAGCAGAAGAAGAGATGATGGAAGAAGAGACTGAGGAAGATGAACTGGAAGAAGTCATCGAAGAAGAGGAGGAGAATTGA
- a CDS encoding LysE family translocator encodes MPPYLIGLSTGLILAVSTGPVFLTLIQKSLDHGYKKALFFVLGVGIADTGIIAITWFGMSKVSGEEPNPWLSLAGGVLLIVFGIAFLVKKKTESEELKEAVKTSNKLAHAGMFTQGFMLGAINPIVWGFWAAMSNYAIATFASTRDELFYFFGILSTVWVTDTLKAYYAEKLRIYLSAKIQRYLKIGIGVVLILLGLKLILENHLSI; translated from the coding sequence TTGCCACCATATCTCATTGGACTCTCGACAGGTCTGATTTTGGCCGTATCTACAGGGCCTGTCTTCCTTACTCTTATTCAGAAATCACTGGATCACGGATACAAGAAAGCATTGTTCTTTGTGCTAGGTGTAGGGATTGCTGATACGGGTATCATAGCCATCACTTGGTTTGGGATGAGTAAGGTGTCCGGCGAAGAACCGAATCCATGGCTCTCTTTGGCGGGTGGAGTTCTACTCATTGTGTTTGGGATTGCTTTTTTGGTCAAAAAGAAGACAGAAAGTGAAGAGCTGAAAGAAGCTGTAAAAACGAGTAATAAGTTGGCGCATGCAGGGATGTTTACTCAGGGCTTCATGTTGGGTGCTATCAATCCAATTGTTTGGGGGTTTTGGGCTGCCATGTCTAATTATGCGATCGCTACCTTTGCGAGCACTCGTGACGAATTATTCTATTTCTTCGGAATATTGAGTACCGTATGGGTGACCGATACACTCAAGGCCTATTATGCAGAGAAGTTGCGTATCTACCTGAGTGCCAAAATTCAACGTTATTTGAAAATCGGAATCGGAGTAGTTTTGATCCTTTTGGGACTCAAATTGATCCTAGAAAACCATTTATCTATTTAG
- a CDS encoding GH3 auxin-responsive promoter family protein has translation MAFLGKLLKKGIKLRETLEQDYTSPLDLQKSELRKLLIAAKDTYFGRYHYFKTILNGFKNQDQDLFYQFYKSNVPIYSYEEINETWWAKSREGIKGVTWPGKVKYYALSSGTSSASSKYIPVTADMIKSIRKTSVRQLLSISKYDLHSDFYEKGILMVGGSTDLKFNGVYFEGDLSGITTSQVPFWFQHFYKPGKKISAAPDWERKLTEMVEKAKAWDIGVVVGVPAWIQILLERIIEHYQVQHIHEIWPNLQIFVHGGVSFKPYKKGFEKLLGKPMLYLETYLASEGFIAFQDDMQSDAMKLVLNNGIFYEFVPFTTENFDGEGQIRKGAEAYKIDEVVAGRDYAILLSTNAGTWRYLIGDVVQFTNVEEVEIIITGRTKHFLSLCGEHLSMDNMNRAMELTAAALNIDIKEFTVSGEECDGLFAHRWYVGTDDAVDWVQLRAVLDEYLQSLNDDYRVERTAALKEVYVNVVPSEVFYQWMKINGKEGGQNKFPRVLKSERLQSWKDLVENSVF, from the coding sequence ATGGCATTTCTAGGTAAATTATTAAAGAAAGGCATTAAGCTTCGGGAGACTCTAGAGCAAGATTACACATCACCTCTTGATCTCCAAAAGAGTGAGCTTCGCAAGTTGCTCATCGCAGCAAAGGATACATATTTTGGTCGTTACCATTATTTCAAGACGATTTTGAATGGTTTCAAGAATCAAGACCAAGATTTGTTTTATCAATTTTACAAAAGCAACGTGCCCATCTACTCCTACGAGGAGATCAATGAGACTTGGTGGGCCAAATCTCGAGAAGGGATCAAAGGCGTGACTTGGCCAGGAAAAGTCAAGTATTATGCCTTGAGTTCGGGGACATCTAGCGCCTCGTCCAAATATATCCCTGTGACCGCTGACATGATCAAGTCTATTCGCAAGACAAGCGTGCGGCAGCTACTTTCTATTTCCAAATATGATCTTCATTCTGATTTTTATGAGAAGGGGATTCTGATGGTGGGGGGGAGTACCGATTTGAAATTCAATGGAGTGTATTTTGAAGGGGATTTGAGTGGGATCACAACCTCACAGGTCCCGTTTTGGTTTCAACATTTCTACAAACCGGGCAAGAAAATATCAGCCGCGCCGGATTGGGAGCGCAAACTCACTGAGATGGTGGAAAAAGCAAAGGCTTGGGATATCGGAGTGGTAGTCGGCGTCCCTGCCTGGATACAGATACTGCTAGAGCGCATCATAGAGCACTATCAGGTTCAGCATATTCATGAGATTTGGCCCAACCTACAAATTTTCGTTCATGGAGGAGTGTCTTTCAAACCTTACAAAAAGGGTTTTGAGAAACTGCTGGGTAAGCCTATGCTGTATTTAGAGACCTATTTGGCTTCCGAAGGCTTCATTGCATTTCAGGATGACATGCAGTCCGATGCGATGAAGCTGGTTTTGAATAATGGGATTTTTTATGAATTTGTACCATTCACGACGGAGAATTTTGACGGTGAAGGACAGATCAGAAAAGGGGCGGAGGCTTACAAAATCGATGAAGTAGTAGCAGGAAGGGACTATGCAATCCTACTTAGTACCAATGCAGGTACATGGCGATATCTCATTGGCGATGTAGTGCAGTTTACGAATGTAGAGGAGGTAGAAATTATCATTACAGGTCGTACCAAGCATTTTCTAAGCCTCTGTGGCGAACATTTATCTATGGATAATATGAATCGAGCGATGGAATTGACCGCAGCAGCACTCAATATTGACATCAAAGAGTTTACTGTGTCTGGAGAAGAATGTGATGGACTCTTTGCTCATCGTTGGTATGTGGGAACAGATGATGCGGTTGATTGGGTGCAGCTCAGGGCTGTGTTAGATGAGTACCTTCAATCCCTCAACGACGACTACCGAGTAGAGCGTACAGCAGCGCTCAAAGAGGTATATGTCAATGTCGTGCCTTCCGAGGTGTTTTACCAATGGATGAAAATCAATGGAAAGGAAGGAGGTCAAAATAAGTTTCCGCGAGTTCTGAAATCGGAAAGGTTGCAATCATGGAAGGACTTGGTGGAAAACAGTGTATTTTAG